One segment of Rosa chinensis cultivar Old Blush chromosome 6, RchiOBHm-V2, whole genome shotgun sequence DNA contains the following:
- the LOC112172875 gene encoding auxin transporter-like protein 2, whose amino-acid sequence MESSDKVVETVIVGNYVEMEADGKGKDFKSKLSKFFWDGGSTYDAWFSCASNQVAQVLLTLPYSFSQLGMLSGILFQLFYGLLGSWTAYLISVLYVEYRTRKEREKVDFRNHVIQWFEVLDGLLGKHWRNVGLAFNCTFLLFGSVIQLIACASNIYYINDNLDKRTWTYIFGACCATTVFIPSFHNYRIWSFLGLVMTTYTAWYLTIASILHGQVEGVKHSGPTKLVLYFTGATNILYTFGGHAVTVEIMHAMWKPQKFKAIYLLATIYVLTLTLPSASAVYWAFGDLLLDHSNAFSLLPKSHFRDMAVILMLIHQFITFGFACTPLYFVWEKAIGMHDCKSLCKRAAARLPVVIPIWFLAIIFPFFGPINSTVGSLLVSFTVYIIPSLAHIFTYRSAAARENAVERPPRFLGGWIGSYTINVFVVVWVFVVGFGFGGWASITNFVRQIDTFGLFTKCYQCPPQAAPTLFNATTHSAPPPLHHPLLNHTHRP is encoded by the exons ATGGAATCTTCGGACAAGGTGGTGGAGACTGTGATAGTAGGAAACTATGTAGAAATGGAGGCTGATGGGAAAGGCAAGGACTTCAAGTCCAAGCTTTCCAAGTTCTTCTGGGATGGTGGCTCCACTTATGATGCTTGGTTCAGCTGTGCTTCAAATCAG GTGGCTCAAGTCCTGCTGACTCTGCCATACTCATTTTCACAGCTGGGAATGCTTTCAGGAATACTCTTCCAGCTCTTCTATGGCTTATTGGGTAGCTGGACTGCTTATCTCATTAGTGTACTCTATGTTGAATACAGaaccagaaaagaaagagaaaaagttgATTTCAGAAACCATGTCATTCAG TGGTTTGAAGTTCTTGATGGGCTGCTTGGGAAGCACTGGAGGAACGTGGGGTTAGCATTTAACTGCACATTTCTTCTGTTTGGATCTGTGATTCAGCTCATAGCTTGTGCAAG CAACATATATTACATAAATGACAATCTGGACAAGAGGACCTGGACTTACATCTTCGGAGCTTGTTGTGCCACCACAGTGTTTATTCCTTCCTTTCACAATTACAGAATCTGGTCCTTTTTGGGCCTAGTAATGACTACTTACACTGCTTGGTACCTCACCATTGCTTCAATCCTCCATGGTCAG GTTGAGGGAGTGAAGCACTCTGGTCCAACTAAGCTGGTGCTATACTTCACAGGGGCTACAAACATTCTCTACACTTTTGGGGGACATGCTGTTACTGT GGAGATTATGCACGCAATGTGGAAGCCTCAGAAGTTCAAGGCCATATATTTACTGGCTACCATCTATGTGCTGACACTGACCCTTCCTTCTGCATCGGCTGTATACTGGGCATTTGGAGACTTGCTTCTTGATCACTCCAATGCCTTTTCTCTCCTCCCAAAATCGCACTTCAGAGATATGGCAGTCATTTTAATGCTCATCCACCAG TTCATAACATTTGGGTTTGCATGCACACCGCTATACTTTGTTTGGGAAAAAGCTATTGGTATGCATGACTGCAAGAGCTTGTGCAAGAGAGCAGCAGCAAGATTGCCGGTGGTCATCCCCATTTGGTTCTTGGCCATCATCTTCCCATTTTTTGGACCCATAAACTCCACAGTTGGATCACTTCTAGTTAGCTTCACAGTCTACATTATCCCATCTCTGGCCCACATCTTCACCTACAGATCAGCTGCTGCTAGAGAG AATGCAGTGGAGCGGCCACCAAGATTTCTCGGAGGGTGGATCGGGTCGTACACCATCAATGTGTTTGTGGTGGTGTGGGTGTTCGTGGTTGGGTTTGGTTTCGGAGGGTGGGCGAGCATTACAAACTTTGTGCGCCAGATTGACACATTTGGGCTCTTCACAAAGTGTTACCAGTGTCCTCCACAAGCAGCACCAACGCTCTTCAACGCTACTACTCATtcagctcctcctcctctccacCACCCTCTCCTCAACCACACTCACCGCCCTTGA
- the LOC112174096 gene encoding glycine-rich protein 2: MSDRLTGTVKWFNDQKGFGFITPADGGEDLFVHQSSIRTEGFRTLGDGESVEFQIETDNDGRTKAVDVTGPEEGPVQGRGSGGGGRGGGGRGGGRGGRGGGSYGGGGGYGGGGGYGGGGGGYGGGGGGNCFKCGEAGHMARDCSEGGGSYGGGGRGGGGYGGGGGGRYSGGGGGGAGASNGCYQCGETGHFARECPNRG; the protein is encoded by the coding sequence ATGAGTGATAGGTTGACCGGAACGGTGAAGTGGTTCAATGACCAGAAGGGGTTCGGCTTCATCACCCCGGCGGACGGCGGCGAGGATCTCTTCGTCCACCAGTCCTCGATCCGAACCGAAGGCTTCCGGACTCTCGGCGACGGCGAGTCCGTCGAGTTCCAGATCGAGACCGACAACGACGGCCGGACCAAGGCAGTTGATGTGACCGGGCCGGAGGAGGGTCCCGTTCAGGGGAGAGGATCCGGAGGCGGCGGCCGTGGCGGTGGAGGCCGTGGCGGCGGGAGAGGTGGCCGTGGAGGCGGGAGCTACGGCGGTGGTGGTGGCTATGGGGGTGGGGGAGGCTATGGAGGCGGTGGCGGTGGATATGGAGGCGGTGGAGGTGGGAACTGTTTTAAGTGTGGTGAGGCTGGGCACATGGCGAGGGACTGCTCGGAGGGAGGTGGTAGCTATGGAGGCGGCGGCCGAGGTGGAGGCGGTTACGGCGGCGGAGGCGGTGGGAGGTACTCGGGAGGCGGAGGCGGCGGCGCTGGTGCTTCCAACGGCTGCTATCAGTGTGGCGAAACTGGTCATTTCGCAAGGGAGTGCCCTAACAGAGGCTGA